One stretch of Schlesneria sp. DSM 10557 DNA includes these proteins:
- the msrA gene encoding peptide-methionine (S)-S-oxide reductase MsrA, with protein sequence MVESSNGNDEKAASEGAAPPAAAKLEEATFGSGCFWCTEAVFQQLKGVKSVVSGYSGGHVDNPTYAQVCTGNTGHAEVIQVTYDPKVVSYVDLLEVFWKTHDPTTLNRQGADRGTQYRSVIFYHDESQKNLATEYMKKLDESGAFDSPIVTEISPLKVFYPGEDYHQNYYRNNPDAPYCNAVIKRKVAKFRAVFKDKIASPTKK encoded by the coding sequence ATGGTCGAATCCTCCAACGGCAACGATGAGAAAGCGGCATCAGAAGGGGCAGCCCCACCCGCAGCAGCGAAACTTGAGGAAGCCACGTTCGGTTCCGGTTGCTTCTGGTGCACCGAGGCCGTCTTTCAGCAATTGAAAGGGGTCAAGTCGGTCGTCTCCGGGTACAGTGGCGGGCACGTCGATAACCCAACGTATGCCCAGGTCTGCACAGGGAACACGGGGCATGCTGAGGTCATCCAAGTCACCTATGACCCCAAGGTTGTCAGTTACGTCGACCTGCTCGAAGTATTCTGGAAGACGCATGACCCCACGACACTCAATCGTCAGGGTGCAGATCGTGGAACGCAGTACCGTTCGGTGATCTTCTATCACGATGAATCGCAGAAGAACCTTGCGACTGAGTACATGAAGAAGCTGGACGAATCGGGTGCCTTCGATTCACCGATCGTAACCGAGATCTCGCCACTGAAAGTATTCTATCCCGGCGAGGACTACCACCAGAACTACTACCGCAACAATCCGGACGCACCTTACTGCAATGCCGTCATCAAGCGAAAAGTCGCCAAGTTCCGAGCGGTCTTCAAGGACAAGATTGCGTCGCCGACAAAGAAGTAG
- the miaA gene encoding tRNA (adenosine(37)-N6)-dimethylallyltransferase MiaA encodes MEFSGELLSSCWFLAGPTACGKTAVSLRLAQKINAEIIALDSMTLYRGMDIGTAKATPEQQAIVPHHLINVLDPNQDYSLSEYVSAAEGVCREIVGRGRTPLFVGGTGLYLRGVLRGVFEGPPADWSLRSRFEALSTEHGPRFLHDRLSEVDPEAAARLHPNDQRRIIRALEVFELLGQPLSNLQRQGPLPLGVRPRQVYWLSPPRDWLYKRIDDRVRQMFAEGLVDEVRRLTAPPHSLSQTARQALGYKEVIDWLESIRPDSGVTGADTEPPKAAVEDLITLIQMRTRQFAKRQQTWFRNLEECHAVAIEGSENVDQITEKILSMNP; translated from the coding sequence GTGGAATTTTCGGGCGAGCTCCTTTCCAGCTGCTGGTTTCTGGCTGGGCCTACAGCGTGCGGCAAAACTGCCGTTTCGTTGCGACTGGCCCAGAAGATCAATGCCGAGATTATCGCGCTGGATTCGATGACCCTTTATCGGGGGATGGATATTGGCACCGCGAAGGCCACGCCCGAGCAACAGGCAATCGTTCCGCACCATCTGATTAATGTCCTGGACCCCAATCAGGATTACAGTCTGTCGGAATATGTCTCGGCGGCGGAAGGTGTCTGTCGTGAAATCGTCGGGCGAGGTCGCACTCCATTGTTTGTCGGTGGGACGGGTCTGTACCTGCGGGGAGTCCTTCGAGGCGTCTTTGAGGGACCACCCGCTGATTGGTCGCTTCGGTCACGATTTGAGGCCCTCAGTACTGAACACGGCCCCCGGTTCCTGCATGATCGACTGAGTGAGGTCGATCCTGAAGCGGCTGCCCGCCTTCATCCGAACGACCAGCGCAGGATCATTCGAGCCCTCGAAGTCTTTGAGCTGCTGGGGCAGCCGCTTTCGAACTTGCAGCGTCAAGGGCCGTTGCCGCTGGGTGTTCGTCCTCGGCAAGTCTACTGGCTGTCGCCTCCTCGGGACTGGTTGTACAAGCGAATCGACGACCGTGTCCGCCAGATGTTTGCCGAAGGGCTGGTCGACGAAGTGAGACGGCTGACCGCTCCACCCCATTCGCTCAGCCAGACTGCCCGTCAGGCGTTGGGCTATAAGGAAGTGATCGACTGGTTGGAGTCGATTAGACCCGACTCCGGCGTCACGGGTGCTGATACGGAGCCACCCAAAGCCGCCGTGGAAGACCTGATTACTCTCATTCAAATGCGAACCCGGCAGTTTGCCAAACGTCAGCAGACCTGGTTCCGAAATCTCGAAGAGTGTCATGCCGTCGCCATTGAGGGATCTGAAAACGTTGACCAGATTACGGAAAAAATCCTCAGCATGAACCCCTGA